From the Oscillospiraceae bacterium genome, one window contains:
- a CDS encoding ATP-binding cassette domain-containing protein produces the protein MIEVNGLTKRYGEKYAIKDVGFKIGEGEIVGLLGPNGAGKSTTMNIMTGYLSATSGTVSVNGFDIRENPIEAKKNIGYLPELPPLYPDMTVKAYLDFMFNLKQVKANREEHISKICKLVKIDAVYPRLIKNLSKGFRQRVGIAQALIGTPPILVLDEPTVGLDPKQIVEIRDLIANLGRRHTILVSSHILHEIQAVCNRIIIINQGEIVADGKRDDIIRKVTEDARFTVRVAGPRDEVAKTLVKIAGVDKIVDDGVRESGSNDFIIIPKAKVDVRREVFERLADRKWPIISMVSGQLTLEEVFLRLTDTADSE, from the coding sequence ATGATTGAAGTGAACGGACTGACCAAGCGGTACGGCGAAAAATACGCCATTAAAGACGTCGGTTTTAAAATCGGCGAAGGCGAAATCGTCGGTCTTTTGGGTCCTAACGGCGCCGGTAAAAGCACAACAATGAACATAATGACCGGCTATCTCTCCGCAACTTCCGGCACGGTTTCCGTCAACGGATTTGACATCCGCGAAAACCCCATCGAGGCTAAGAAAAATATAGGATATCTGCCGGAGCTGCCTCCGTTGTATCCGGATATGACGGTCAAGGCCTATCTGGACTTCATGTTTAACCTGAAGCAGGTTAAGGCCAACCGTGAGGAACATATTTCGAAAATCTGTAAACTGGTTAAAATCGATGCGGTTTATCCGCGCCTGATTAAGAATCTATCAAAGGGTTTCAGACAGCGTGTCGGTATCGCGCAGGCTTTGATAGGAACTCCCCCGATTTTGGTTTTGGACGAGCCGACAGTCGGCTTGGACCCCAAACAGATCGTCGAGATTCGAGACCTGATTGCCAACCTCGGCAGAAGACATACCATTTTGGTCAGTTCACACATTTTACATGAGATTCAGGCGGTATGTAACCGTATTATCATCATCAATCAAGGTGAGATCGTGGCTGACGGCAAGCGTGATGATATTATCCGCAAGGTCACTGAGGATGCACGTTTTACCGTTCGGGTTGCCGGTCCGCGTGATGAAGTCGCAAAAACTTTGGTGAAGATCGCCGGTGTGGATAAGATCGTCGATGACGGCGTGCGCGAAAGCGGTTCCAACGATTTCATTATCATTCCGAAAGCGAAAGTTGACGTGCGCAGAGAGGTCTTCGAACGTTTGGCAGACCGGAAATGGCCGATTATCAGCATGGTCAGCGGTCAACTGACTTTGGAAGAAGTCTTCCTGCGGCTGACCGATACCGCTGATTCGGAATGA
- a CDS encoding ABC transporter permease subunit, which produces MRAIIKREFSSYFAHPVGYLFIGVTFLMASFSFFIDVFLYGTTDISPVFSSLFGLMYLIVPLITMRLLSEEKRHKTEQIFYTSPVTMTEVVLGKFFGACLVYIVATAIVFVHQVVLAFYGSPEWGLLICRYLGLVLLGGLLIGIGLVVSALTESQAVAAIITLAVTMIMDRIDSLTQSSSSETLIKITEWISPGHHFTGFFNGILNVADIFYYISMTGLLLFIAVRILDRKRWA; this is translated from the coding sequence ATGAGAGCAATTATCAAACGTGAATTCTCCTCCTATTTTGCGCATCCCGTCGGATATCTCTTTATCGGCGTGACGTTTCTGATGGCGTCATTTAGCTTTTTTATTGATGTTTTCCTTTATGGAACCACAGATATTTCACCGGTGTTCAGTTCTTTGTTCGGTCTGATGTATTTAATCGTACCTTTGATTACAATGCGTCTTTTAAGCGAGGAAAAACGCCATAAAACCGAACAGATCTTCTATACATCTCCTGTCACAATGACCGAGGTAGTGTTGGGTAAGTTCTTCGGCGCCTGTCTGGTCTATATCGTCGCTACAGCGATCGTGTTCGTCCACCAGGTTGTGCTTGCGTTTTACGGCAGCCCCGAATGGGGTCTGTTGATCTGCCGGTATCTGGGGCTGGTTTTGCTGGGTGGTCTGCTGATCGGAATCGGACTTGTCGTCTCGGCTTTGACTGAGAGCCAAGCCGTTGCCGCTATCATCACCCTTGCGGTCACGATGATCATGGACAGAATCGATTCCCTGACACAGTCTTCGTCCAGCGAAACGCTGATCAAGATCACAGAGTGGATTTCACCCGGGCATCATTTCACCGGCTTTTTTAACGGCATTTTAAACGTCGCCGATATTTTCTATTATATCAGTATGACCGGATTGCTGCTCTTTATTGCGGTTAGAATCTTGGACCGCAAGAGATGGGCATAA
- a CDS encoding Gldg family protein, whose amino-acid sequence MKTTEKTPVQKTARVHKESSTGKTHVWITVVVSIVLLVTIFLAQSALDLLSLKADMTAQKIFTMSDETKAFVQSINKTVDIVVLQNENSFKADFPQQLEIIQSYAQVNPDYFTYSYVDVVYNPTYLLPYQDEQISEGDILVKCGERYKIVSYSDLDYTTTDTTTYESKEYSDVENAMNYAIQYVLMDKTYVIGFTTGHNEAITGDFGTFLEDNLFEVRSINLAGNPDLSDVSVIVAQGPQYDFSDEELKILDKFLTNDGEYDRTFAYFATLDKQTTPNLDAFLAEWGLVVTDDVVYELDSDRYMSNPLMVYAQVPESETTYGENYASLTPGTNYKLLMPYTRDIEFTFTAPAKGAITTTSLLESTGNPFLTTVDNAKEASFVPREDDPGDTSYTVAAISTKTVGAVSSRVWVSGSVISASDTFINDSTLINAKYLLESFKQWTERVVNEVVIDPINLTTETYSVSGFGETVVIFLIIVVLPPVAIIIAGLTVYSRRRHL is encoded by the coding sequence GTGAAGACAACCGAGAAAACTCCCGTCCAAAAAACGGCCAGAGTTCATAAGGAATCGAGTACGGGCAAAACACATGTCTGGATTACCGTCGTTGTATCCATCGTACTGCTTGTGACGATTTTCCTTGCGCAATCAGCGTTGGATCTGCTGTCATTGAAAGCAGACATGACAGCGCAAAAAATATTTACCATGAGCGATGAGACGAAGGCCTTTGTGCAGAGTATCAATAAGACGGTCGATATCGTGGTATTGCAAAACGAGAACTCTTTCAAAGCGGATTTTCCGCAGCAGCTGGAAATTATCCAGTCCTATGCGCAGGTGAATCCGGATTATTTCACTTACAGTTATGTCGACGTTGTGTATAATCCGACTTATTTGCTGCCGTATCAGGATGAGCAGATCAGCGAGGGTGATATTCTGGTCAAATGCGGAGAGCGTTATAAGATCGTATCTTACAGCGATTTGGATTATACCACAACCGATACCACTACTTATGAATCAAAAGAATACTCCGATGTCGAAAATGCCATGAACTATGCCATTCAGTATGTTCTGATGGATAAGACCTATGTTATCGGTTTTACCACAGGCCACAATGAAGCGATTACAGGCGACTTCGGCACATTCCTCGAGGACAATCTCTTTGAAGTCAGAAGCATCAATCTTGCGGGTAATCCCGACCTCAGCGACGTCAGCGTGATCGTGGCACAGGGTCCGCAGTATGATTTCTCCGATGAAGAACTGAAGATTCTCGACAAGTTCCTGACCAATGACGGTGAATATGATCGCACGTTTGCGTATTTCGCAACATTGGACAAACAAACTACGCCGAATTTGGATGCATTTTTAGCCGAGTGGGGTCTTGTTGTCACCGACGATGTCGTATATGAACTGGATTCCGACCGCTATATGAGCAATCCGCTGATGGTGTATGCTCAAGTCCCCGAGAGTGAGACCACTTACGGTGAAAATTATGCGTCCCTGACGCCGGGCACCAATTATAAATTGCTGATGCCGTATACCCGAGATATCGAATTTACATTCACAGCGCCGGCAAAGGGTGCCATTACGACAACCTCTTTGCTTGAGAGTACGGGCAATCCGTTCCTGACAACTGTGGATAATGCAAAAGAGGCCTCTTTTGTTCCCAGAGAAGACGATCCGGGCGATACCTCCTATACCGTTGCCGCAATCAGCACCAAGACCGTCGGCGCGGTGTCTTCACGCGTCTGGGTTTCCGGCAGCGTCATTTCCGCCAGCGATACGTTTATCAATGACAGTACGCTGATCAATGCGAAATATCTGCTGGAGTCTTTCAAACAGTGGACTGAACGCGTCGTCAATGAGGTTGTGATTGATCCGATCAATCTTACCACCGAGACCTATTCCGTGAGCGGATTCGGTGAGACGGTTGTGATCTTCCTGATTATTGTGGTTTTACCGCCGGTTGCGATCATCATCGCGGGACTCACGGTCTATTCCAGAAGGAGACATCTGTGA
- a CDS encoding DUF4340 domain-containing protein, translating to MKKKSIIIVIVLVLALAISSGAYILLSQRDNNNGETETDQNISIGISGYNEYNVANDIKKMTIDNLYGVFSFTPDPSVNGIDDKSWFLDDLDGIKSDAYAVNDIALAFYTITATKKLEVASEDLTTYGFDNPELTVTIEFNDGNVYVYSFGGSVGLSDSETDYYCYMMRSGDDAVYLIENYFYDIAFISLKDVMQTSLYTQLEDDVVIQELNFSGSQGDTLKIQNNEDNYLDYSIVEPYNRDVDSTAISDLLGELDIIDEDVTVEIAGTKDMQISDYTLHMYGLDDPARILNFKYTIENTEIGEDGSVSQTYDEGQHTIKMGIVYDNTVYVMVDDVNAIYAVPYSLLGAVYEASFDSLAERNIYTEKLINIDEIIFDTDFKTFDYKLTSSTEVTGVTLNGKSIDVSAIKSLYTTFASIAYSERSENPPTAEPYMTITIKLNTGVTDVIRFTEYNSRRYYVTINGEGDLLISYELVDELMDVLKETDKTALG from the coding sequence ATGAAGAAAAAGTCGATTATCATCGTTATTGTGTTGGTATTGGCGCTCGCGATTTCAAGCGGTGCATATATTCTCTTGAGCCAACGCGATAACAATAACGGCGAAACCGAAACCGATCAGAATATTTCTATCGGAATCAGCGGTTATAATGAGTATAACGTCGCGAACGATATTAAGAAAATGACGATTGACAACTTGTACGGCGTCTTTTCGTTTACGCCGGATCCATCCGTGAACGGAATCGACGATAAGAGCTGGTTCTTGGATGATTTGGACGGTATCAAGTCCGACGCCTATGCAGTCAACGATATCGCACTTGCGTTTTACACGATCACCGCTACCAAGAAACTGGAGGTCGCCTCCGAGGATCTTACGACGTACGGGTTTGACAATCCGGAGTTGACGGTGACAATCGAGTTTAACGACGGGAATGTCTACGTCTATTCGTTCGGCGGATCCGTCGGCCTCAGCGATTCCGAGACCGATTACTACTGCTACATGATGCGCAGCGGTGACGATGCGGTTTATCTGATTGAAAATTACTTTTACGATATTGCATTTATATCATTGAAAGACGTAATGCAAACGTCACTCTATACGCAGCTTGAAGATGATGTGGTAATTCAGGAATTGAATTTCAGCGGTTCGCAGGGTGATACCTTGAAAATTCAAAACAACGAGGACAATTATCTCGATTACAGTATCGTCGAACCCTATAACAGAGATGTGGATTCAACCGCAATCAGCGATCTGCTGGGGGAACTTGATATCATTGATGAGGACGTTACCGTCGAGATCGCCGGCACAAAGGACATGCAGATTTCCGATTACACTTTGCATATGTATGGACTCGATGATCCGGCTCGTATCTTGAATTTCAAATACACCATCGAAAACACCGAAATCGGAGAAGACGGCAGTGTCAGTCAAACATATGACGAAGGGCAGCATACCATTAAAATGGGCATTGTCTATGACAACACGGTCTATGTGATGGTGGATGACGTAAACGCGATTTATGCGGTGCCCTACAGTTTGTTGGGTGCGGTATACGAAGCGAGCTTTGATTCATTGGCTGAACGGAACATCTATACGGAAAAGCTTATTAATATCGATGAGATTATTTTCGATACCGATTTCAAAACCTTCGATTACAAGCTGACCTCATCGACCGAAGTCACCGGCGTGACTTTGAACGGCAAGAGCATTGACGTTTCTGCAATCAAGTCGCTGTATACGACATTTGCTTCAATTGCCTATTCGGAACGCAGTGAGAATCCGCCGACGGCTGAGCCGTATATGACAATCACAATAAAGCTGAACACCGGCGTCACCGATGTGATTCGATTCACTGAGTATAATTCGCGCAGATACTATGTCACAATCAACGGCGAAGGCGATCTGCTGATTTCTTATGAACTGGTTGACGAGTTGATGGATGTGCTGAAAGAAACCGATAAGACAGCTTTAGGATAA
- a CDS encoding ATP-binding cassette domain-containing protein, with translation MLELKNIGWTLPGGVKILDNVNITVPDGQLTVITGPNGGGKTSIAKLIAGLEKPTAGEIFLNGTDITDWDITERAKHGIGYAFQQPVRFKGLTVRDLLELSAGKKLCTDDACAVLGKVGLCANEYIDREVDGRLSGGESKRIEIATVLARCDAQVTVFDEPEAGIDLWSFTSLIEAFQALKNEHRESLLVISHQERILEIADYLIVVANGSVRTAGKREEILPQLLSGEKQDICPLGRPIEKTVKA, from the coding sequence ATGCTTGAATTAAAAAATATCGGATGGACACTTCCCGGCGGAGTGAAAATTTTGGACAATGTCAATATAACGGTGCCGGATGGACAGCTGACGGTGATTACCGGGCCGAACGGCGGCGGTAAGACTTCAATTGCAAAACTGATCGCGGGACTGGAAAAACCGACGGCAGGGGAAATATTTTTGAATGGAACCGACATCACCGATTGGGATATCACCGAGCGGGCCAAGCACGGTATCGGATATGCGTTTCAACAGCCGGTGCGTTTCAAGGGGCTGACCGTACGCGATTTATTGGAGCTGTCGGCCGGGAAAAAACTCTGTACTGACGACGCTTGTGCCGTGCTTGGAAAAGTCGGGTTGTGTGCCAACGAATATATCGACCGGGAAGTTGACGGGCGGCTTTCGGGCGGCGAGAGCAAACGGATTGAGATTGCAACGGTTTTGGCGCGCTGCGATGCGCAGGTAACAGTATTTGATGAGCCGGAGGCCGGAATTGACCTCTGGAGCTTTACGAGTTTGATAGAAGCGTTTCAGGCACTGAAAAACGAACACAGGGAATCCTTGCTGGTAATTTCGCATCAAGAACGAATTCTTGAGATTGCAGATTACTTGATCGTAGTGGCCAACGGCTCCGTGCGTACTGCCGGAAAACGGGAGGAGATTCTGCCGCAGTTACTCTCCGGTGAAAAACAGGATATCTGCCCGTTGGGCAGACCGATTGAAAAAACAGTAAAGGCCTAA
- a CDS encoding SufD family Fe-S cluster assembly protein: MNDITGKLLGIISEINPFKDDFKGAYNIREDGQCAGRKSSEHIKIESKKDLPGLEIHIDSKAQGETVFIPACVTHGAVDDLVYNDFFVGAGADVIIVAGCGVHTEDGHDSRHNGIHRFFLEEGAHVLYKENHIGTGKGKGVRRIDPVTEAVLNEEAVLEMDTVQIGGVDSTIRKTNATLAARARLVIHERILTEREQQAKTDFSVILNGDDSAVDLVSRSVARDNSYQEYRSRIEGNCRCTGHSECDAILAGNGRVNAAPELLAANVDASLIHEAAIGKIAGEQITKLRTLGLTEEEAERKIIEGFLK; the protein is encoded by the coding sequence ATGAATGATATAACCGGAAAATTGCTTGGAATAATCTCTGAGATAAACCCTTTTAAAGACGATTTTAAAGGCGCTTATAATATCCGCGAAGACGGGCAATGTGCCGGCAGGAAATCCTCGGAGCATATTAAAATCGAGTCTAAAAAGGATTTGCCCGGATTGGAAATTCATATCGACTCCAAGGCACAGGGAGAGACTGTTTTTATCCCGGCCTGTGTGACCCACGGGGCTGTGGACGATTTGGTTTACAATGATTTTTTCGTCGGAGCAGGGGCTGATGTAATCATCGTCGCGGGCTGCGGCGTTCACACCGAAGACGGACATGATTCGAGACATAACGGCATCCACCGATTCTTCCTTGAGGAAGGTGCGCATGTATTATATAAGGAAAATCACATTGGAACCGGAAAAGGGAAAGGCGTTCGCAGAATCGACCCGGTGACCGAGGCGGTTTTGAATGAGGAAGCGGTTCTCGAGATGGACACCGTGCAGATCGGCGGCGTCGACAGCACGATCCGTAAGACGAATGCGACTTTGGCTGCAAGAGCAAGACTGGTGATTCATGAGCGCATTTTGACGGAACGGGAACAGCAGGCCAAAACCGATTTTTCTGTTATCCTGAACGGAGATGACAGCGCGGTTGATCTGGTGTCTCGCTCGGTTGCACGGGATAACTCCTATCAGGAGTATCGTTCACGCATCGAGGGCAACTGCCGCTGTACGGGTCATTCGGAGTGCGATGCGATTTTAGCCGGAAACGGCAGAGTCAATGCCGCGCCTGAGCTGCTGGCTGCCAACGTGGACGCCTCGCTGATTCATGAGGCTGCGATCGGAAAGATTGCGGGTGAGCAGATTACAAAACTGCGTACTTTGGGTCTGACTGAAGAGGAAGCAGAACGCAAGATTATCGAGGGATTTTTAAAATAA
- a CDS encoding uroporphyrinogen decarboxylase family protein — MNSRQKGLSVFNRSSNGEGVMWTGHPNTDTVPIFAKEWGIEPTREAIYEYLNDDCRWFMADQCYHHPEGRPIFDPSFGIKRGKNLSAPGCFAETESVAEVDQYPWPDVKFLVFDELYKTIEQYSDKLIFTGMWCCFFHNICDFMGMENFFVAMYERPAVVEAILEHMIDFYVAANEKFFSGLGDRADVMFFGNDFGTQIDLFMSLEQFRRFLMPSFKRLIAVGKKHNKKVMLHSCGSIYRIIPDLIDAGVDALHPIQAKATGMSANDLSQYKNDLAFVGGIDAQSLFVNGTPDDIRNEVRRVRGILGPNIIISPSHEEILPNVPAANIKAMAEAAHRAD, encoded by the coding sequence GTGAATTCCCGGCAAAAAGGACTCAGTGTTTTCAACCGAAGCAGCAACGGCGAAGGCGTTATGTGGACCGGACACCCCAATACCGATACGGTACCTATTTTTGCAAAGGAATGGGGCATTGAACCGACCCGAGAGGCGATCTACGAATACTTGAATGACGACTGCCGGTGGTTTATGGCAGATCAATGCTATCACCATCCCGAGGGAAGACCGATATTTGACCCCTCTTTTGGTATTAAGCGCGGAAAGAATTTAAGCGCACCGGGTTGCTTTGCCGAGACCGAATCGGTCGCCGAAGTCGATCAATATCCTTGGCCGGACGTCAAGTTCTTGGTGTTTGATGAATTATATAAAACCATTGAGCAATACTCGGATAAGCTGATTTTCACAGGGATGTGGTGCTGTTTTTTTCACAACATCTGCGATTTTATGGGCATGGAGAATTTTTTCGTGGCCATGTATGAGCGCCCTGCGGTGGTTGAAGCGATTCTCGAGCATATGATTGATTTTTATGTGGCTGCAAATGAGAAGTTTTTCAGCGGATTGGGCGACAGGGCCGATGTGATGTTTTTCGGAAATGATTTCGGAACGCAGATCGATCTGTTTATGTCCCTTGAACAATTTCGGCGTTTTTTAATGCCGTCATTTAAACGTTTGATTGCGGTCGGGAAAAAACACAATAAAAAGGTGATGCTTCACTCCTGTGGGTCGATTTATCGGATCATTCCAGATTTAATCGATGCGGGTGTGGACGCCCTCCATCCCATTCAGGCAAAAGCTACGGGGATGAGCGCAAACGATTTGAGTCAATATAAAAACGATCTCGCCTTTGTCGGCGGTATTGACGCACAGTCGCTGTTTGTCAACGGCACGCCGGATGATATTCGAAATGAAGTCAGACGGGTACGAGGGATATTGGGGCCGAATATCATTATTTCTCCCAGTCATGAGGAGATTTTGCCGAACGTTCCGGCGGCGAATATAAAAGCTATGGCGGAAGCGGCACACCGCGCGGATTAA
- the pckA gene encoding phosphoenolpyruvate carboxykinase (ATP), protein METYGIEKLGIIHPTAVWRNLTPAMLVEKALARGEGSLSATGALVVNTGKYTGRSPDDKFIVDSKGVHDLISWGKVNVPTTQENFDNIYGKLVAYLQNRELFIFDGFAGADVKYGQKFRVINELASQALFTNQALIRPTKEQLESFAPDFTVIAAPGFKCIPEIDHTHSEAAIMIDYEKKLVIIAGSQYAGEIKKSIFSVMNFILPNNDVFPMHCSANIGEEGDTALFFGLSGTGKTTLSADPSRSLIGDDEHGWSKDGVFNFEGGCYAKCINLSQENEPQIWNAIKFGALVENVIMDPDTRALDFDDDTLTQNTRVGYPVDYIPNAVIPGIGSQPKTVIFLTADAFGVLPPISKLDENLAMYHFVSGYTSKLAGTERGITEPQATFSTCFGAPFLPLDPSIYAKMLGDRVKATGANVFLVNTGWSGGSYGVGKRMSIKYTRAMVSAALNGSLDKVEYVRDPFFNLLVPQSCPNVPAEILDPKKTWADKEAYNKTAKDLAERFINNFKKYTHMPKEIVDAPIVK, encoded by the coding sequence ATGGAAACATACGGAATCGAGAAACTCGGAATCATCCATCCGACAGCCGTTTGGCGTAATCTTACACCTGCAATGCTCGTAGAAAAAGCACTGGCCCGTGGCGAAGGTTCCCTGTCTGCGACAGGCGCACTGGTTGTTAATACCGGAAAATATACCGGACGTTCGCCTGACGACAAATTCATCGTTGACAGCAAGGGCGTTCACGATTTAATTTCCTGGGGTAAAGTCAATGTCCCCACCACACAGGAAAACTTCGATAATATTTATGGTAAGCTCGTTGCCTATCTGCAGAACCGGGAATTGTTCATCTTCGATGGTTTTGCGGGTGCGGATGTCAAATACGGCCAGAAATTCCGCGTCATCAACGAACTGGCTTCTCAGGCTCTGTTTACCAACCAGGCGTTGATTCGCCCGACCAAAGAGCAGCTTGAAAGTTTTGCCCCTGATTTTACAGTTATTGCGGCACCGGGCTTTAAGTGCATCCCCGAAATTGATCATACCCACAGCGAAGCGGCAATTATGATTGATTATGAAAAAAAGCTCGTTATCATCGCAGGTTCTCAGTACGCAGGCGAGATCAAGAAGAGCATCTTCTCAGTTATGAACTTTATTCTTCCCAACAACGATGTGTTCCCGATGCATTGTTCCGCCAATATCGGCGAAGAAGGTGATACCGCGCTGTTCTTCGGCCTGTCCGGCACCGGCAAAACCACACTTTCCGCAGACCCCTCACGCAGCCTGATCGGTGACGACGAACACGGTTGGTCCAAAGACGGCGTCTTCAACTTTGAAGGCGGCTGCTATGCCAAATGCATCAATCTGTCTCAGGAAAACGAACCCCAGATCTGGAACGCCATCAAATTCGGTGCTCTGGTCGAAAACGTCATTATGGATCCGGATACCCGTGCCCTTGACTTCGATGACGACACCCTTACCCAGAACACCCGTGTCGGCTATCCGGTCGATTATATCCCGAATGCTGTCATCCCCGGCATCGGCAGTCAACCCAAGACGGTTATCTTCCTGACAGCGGACGCGTTCGGCGTACTGCCCCCGATCTCCAAGCTCGACGAAAACCTGGCTATGTATCATTTCGTCTCCGGTTACACCAGCAAACTGGCCGGCACCGAGCGTGGCATCACCGAGCCGCAGGCGACTTTCTCGACCTGCTTCGGCGCACCGTTCCTGCCGCTCGACCCGAGCATCTACGCCAAAATGCTGGGCGATCGTGTTAAAGCCACCGGCGCGAATGTCTTCCTGGTCAATACCGGTTGGTCCGGCGGTTCCTACGGCGTCGGTAAGCGCATGAGCATCAAGTACACCCGTGCGATGGTCTCTGCAGCGCTCAACGGTTCACTCGACAAGGTCGAATATGTCCGTGATCCGTTTTTCAACCTGTTAGTTCCGCAGAGCTGCCCGAACGTACCGGCCGAGATTCTCGACCCAAAGAAGACCTGGGCGGATAAAGAAGCCTATAATAAGACAGCGAAGGATCTGGCAGAGAGATTCATCAACAACTTCAAGAAATACACCCATATGCCCAAGGAGATTGTTGATGCTCCGATTGTAAAATAA